A single genomic interval of Spinacia oleracea cultivar Varoflay chromosome 6, BTI_SOV_V1, whole genome shotgun sequence harbors:
- the LOC110793770 gene encoding protein NLP6 isoform X2 yields MLSPELVVEPVPDGIFTSYGSSDPQFHSWVMVDYFPDNNNSGENEDGLGTLSRVDEPTPTNSLPEELVPPFSPVSNFIDQVNDDGSGIVKLLAEQNLEKTLIEFKPQIKPNQIVAAQLWFPTQIVKKNALRSSQRNITGTWTETQRFMTDVSEGYLCESLTRVYSCDRKTKTGRSFNFIDNLIPYLSATEEVTYLLNRQVSVSAFRLRIPQWAPNLHIYKSAGNRNDIKGPKPSLSQGNYIICGTLAIPVFDPYTNVCVGVYEVVIASTEVDHDVIAIICNLLKTVNLRADTQFHYQPRQRILAEILKIITKVCENHDLPLAQTWMPCTCCDQSSKEQQLCMSNAELPFYMRDSSYYPFWQASTMYHMTEGQAVAGTTFSSKGLCFCRDITRFPDNFSLVSLSREFKLSCSLAVCLGSSYANNDVYIVQFFWPNTLKKTLEEDDEMVMSITMGIKQQFDKLSMVSPTYQELEAESEQVVYSTKHIESDGNGDEFFTLLSNTMTGEEEHSKVSIKQPEEISFNLLNEETKCIDHGIEVVDRKVSKKSRKKFIVSKEDLLPYFKGTLTEAAHHLGVSKSTLKRKCKDLKIENWQDERKKKGIGVPARKKRTTKRKLHEEMEFIEEEF; encoded by the exons ATGCTCTCGCCGGAGCTCGTGGTTGAGCCGGTACCCGATGGGATCTTCACATCTTATGGCTCATCCGATCCTCAGTTTCATTCTTGGGTCATGGTTGATTATTTTCCAGACAATAATAACTCCG GTGAAAATGAAGATGGATTAGGAACCCTTAGCAGAGTTGACGAGCCCACGCCCACCAATTCGCTTCCAGAGGAGCTTGTTCCGCCCTTTTCTCCGGTTTCTAATTTTATTGATCAGGTCAACGATGATGGTTCCGGTATCG TTAAGCTTCTTGCTGAGCAGAACTTGGAGAAAACACTTATTGAATTCAAACCACAAATAAAGCCAAATCAGATAGTAGCAGCTCAGTTATGGTTTCCAACACAAATTGTCAAGAAAAACGCACTGAGATCCTCACAACGTAACATAACCGGTACCTGGACCGAAACCCAACGGTTTATGACGGATGTGAGCGAAGGTTACTTGTGTGAATCATTAACTCGAGTTTATTCCTGTGATAGAAAAACTAAGACAGGTCGCTCATTCAACTTCATTGATAACCTAATCCCTTACTTATCTGCTACGGAAGAGGTAACTTATCTCCTAAACAGGCAGGTTTCTGTATCTGCATTTCGACTTAGGATTCCTCAATGGGCTCCTAATTTGCATATTTACAAGTCAGCTGGTAATCGAAACGATATAAAAGGACCAAAACCAAGTCTTTCACAGGGAAACTATATCATCTGTGGAACATTGGCTATACCTGTTTTTGATCCTTATACTAATGTTTGCGTTGGAGTTTATGAAGTTGTAATTGCATCTACTGAAGTTGACCATGATGTCATTGCTATAATCTGCAACCTTCTTAAG ACAGTAAACCTTCGTGCAGACACTCAG TTTCATTACCAACCTCGGCAAAGAATTTTAGCAGagattttgaaaataataaccAAG GTATGCGAGAATCACGATTTACCTTTGGCTCAGACTTGGATGCCTTGTACGTGTTGCGATCAAAGCAGCAAAGAGCAACAACTGTGCATGTCTAATGCTGAGTTGCCCTTTTATATGAGAGACTCTTCTTACTATCCCTTTTGGCAAGCCAGTACCATGTATCACATGACCGAAGGACAAGCTGTTGCTGGAACAACATTTTCATCAAAGGGATTGTGTTTTTGTAGGGATATAACCCGGTTTCCTGACAACTTCTCGTTGGTGTCTTTGTCACGAGAATTTAAACTTTCTTGCTCATTGGCTGTTTGTTTAGGGAGTTCCTATGCGAACAATGATGTCTATATTGTTCAGTTCTTTTGGCCGAATACCTTAAAAAAGACGctagaagaagatgatgaaatgGTTATGTCCATTACAATGGGAATCAAACAACAATTTGATAAGCTAAGTATGGTTTCACCAACTTATCAGGAGTTAGAGGCTGAAAGCGAGCAAGTTGTTTATAGTACGAAACATATCGAAAGTGACGGTAATGGGGACGAGTTTTTTACGTTATTATCAAATACAATGACAGGAGAAGAAGAGCACAGTAAAGTCAGCATCAAACAACCAGAAGAAATctcttttaatttgttaaatgaAGAAACCAAATGTATTGATCATGGAATTGAAGTTGTTGATCGCAAGGTTTCGAAAAAATCCAGGAAGAAGTTCATTGTGTCCAAGGAAGATTTGTTGCCCTATTTCAAAGGGACATTAACTGAAGCAGCACACCACCTTGGGG TATCAAAATCTACCCTAAAAAGGAAATGCAAGGATTTGAAAATCGAAAACTGGCAAGATGAGCGAAAGAAAAAGGGGATTGGTGTTCCCGCAAGGAAGAAAAGAACAACTAAACGTAAATTGCACGAAG AAATGGAGTTCATAGAAGAGGAATTCTAA
- the LOC110793770 gene encoding protein NLP6 isoform X1 produces MLSPELVVEPVPDGIFTSYGSSDPQFHSWVMVDYFPDNNNSGENEDGLGTLSRVDEPTPTNSLPEELVPPFSPVSNFIDQVNDDGSGIVKLLAEQNLEKTLIEFKPQIKPNQIVAAQLWFPTQIVKKNALRSSQRNITGTWTETQRFMTDVSEGYLCESLTRVYSCDRKTKTGRSFNFIDNLIPYLSATEEVTYLLNRQVSVSAFRLRIPQWAPNLHIYKSAGNRNDIKGPKPSLSQGNYIICGTLAIPVFDPYTNVCVGVYEVVIASTEVDHDVIAIICNLLKSQSSLNLLQTVNLRADTQFHYQPRQRILAEILKIITKVCENHDLPLAQTWMPCTCCDQSSKEQQLCMSNAELPFYMRDSSYYPFWQASTMYHMTEGQAVAGTTFSSKGLCFCRDITRFPDNFSLVSLSREFKLSCSLAVCLGSSYANNDVYIVQFFWPNTLKKTLEEDDEMVMSITMGIKQQFDKLSMVSPTYQELEAESEQVVYSTKHIESDGNGDEFFTLLSNTMTGEEEHSKVSIKQPEEISFNLLNEETKCIDHGIEVVDRKVSKKSRKKFIVSKEDLLPYFKGTLTEAAHHLGVSKSTLKRKCKDLKIENWQDERKKKGIGVPARKKRTTKRKLHEEMEFIEEEF; encoded by the exons ATGCTCTCGCCGGAGCTCGTGGTTGAGCCGGTACCCGATGGGATCTTCACATCTTATGGCTCATCCGATCCTCAGTTTCATTCTTGGGTCATGGTTGATTATTTTCCAGACAATAATAACTCCG GTGAAAATGAAGATGGATTAGGAACCCTTAGCAGAGTTGACGAGCCCACGCCCACCAATTCGCTTCCAGAGGAGCTTGTTCCGCCCTTTTCTCCGGTTTCTAATTTTATTGATCAGGTCAACGATGATGGTTCCGGTATCG TTAAGCTTCTTGCTGAGCAGAACTTGGAGAAAACACTTATTGAATTCAAACCACAAATAAAGCCAAATCAGATAGTAGCAGCTCAGTTATGGTTTCCAACACAAATTGTCAAGAAAAACGCACTGAGATCCTCACAACGTAACATAACCGGTACCTGGACCGAAACCCAACGGTTTATGACGGATGTGAGCGAAGGTTACTTGTGTGAATCATTAACTCGAGTTTATTCCTGTGATAGAAAAACTAAGACAGGTCGCTCATTCAACTTCATTGATAACCTAATCCCTTACTTATCTGCTACGGAAGAGGTAACTTATCTCCTAAACAGGCAGGTTTCTGTATCTGCATTTCGACTTAGGATTCCTCAATGGGCTCCTAATTTGCATATTTACAAGTCAGCTGGTAATCGAAACGATATAAAAGGACCAAAACCAAGTCTTTCACAGGGAAACTATATCATCTGTGGAACATTGGCTATACCTGTTTTTGATCCTTATACTAATGTTTGCGTTGGAGTTTATGAAGTTGTAATTGCATCTACTGAAGTTGACCATGATGTCATTGCTATAATCTGCAACCTTCTTAAG TCTCAGTCTTCTTTAAATCTTTTGCAGACAGTAAACCTTCGTGCAGACACTCAG TTTCATTACCAACCTCGGCAAAGAATTTTAGCAGagattttgaaaataataaccAAG GTATGCGAGAATCACGATTTACCTTTGGCTCAGACTTGGATGCCTTGTACGTGTTGCGATCAAAGCAGCAAAGAGCAACAACTGTGCATGTCTAATGCTGAGTTGCCCTTTTATATGAGAGACTCTTCTTACTATCCCTTTTGGCAAGCCAGTACCATGTATCACATGACCGAAGGACAAGCTGTTGCTGGAACAACATTTTCATCAAAGGGATTGTGTTTTTGTAGGGATATAACCCGGTTTCCTGACAACTTCTCGTTGGTGTCTTTGTCACGAGAATTTAAACTTTCTTGCTCATTGGCTGTTTGTTTAGGGAGTTCCTATGCGAACAATGATGTCTATATTGTTCAGTTCTTTTGGCCGAATACCTTAAAAAAGACGctagaagaagatgatgaaatgGTTATGTCCATTACAATGGGAATCAAACAACAATTTGATAAGCTAAGTATGGTTTCACCAACTTATCAGGAGTTAGAGGCTGAAAGCGAGCAAGTTGTTTATAGTACGAAACATATCGAAAGTGACGGTAATGGGGACGAGTTTTTTACGTTATTATCAAATACAATGACAGGAGAAGAAGAGCACAGTAAAGTCAGCATCAAACAACCAGAAGAAATctcttttaatttgttaaatgaAGAAACCAAATGTATTGATCATGGAATTGAAGTTGTTGATCGCAAGGTTTCGAAAAAATCCAGGAAGAAGTTCATTGTGTCCAAGGAAGATTTGTTGCCCTATTTCAAAGGGACATTAACTGAAGCAGCACACCACCTTGGGG TATCAAAATCTACCCTAAAAAGGAAATGCAAGGATTTGAAAATCGAAAACTGGCAAGATGAGCGAAAGAAAAAGGGGATTGGTGTTCCCGCAAGGAAGAAAAGAACAACTAAACGTAAATTGCACGAAG AAATGGAGTTCATAGAAGAGGAATTCTAA
- the LOC130463288 gene encoding uncharacterized mitochondrial protein AtMg00810-like, with protein sequence MKVLGYLKYFLGIEVPRSSSGLFLCQRKYTLDIISKPGLLCAKPCGFPIEHNHRLRLADAPRIEHWEVALRVVRYLKGTQGQGILLRVDIDLSLAGWYDSDWAACPITRRSLTFKWSSSYEELGIAAGVPGLDTVKAKAPRVNKIETNPPAIM encoded by the exons ATGAAGGTTCTTGGTTATCTCAAATATTTTTTGGGCATTGAAGTTCCCCGTAGCTCCTCCGGATTGTTCTTGTGTCAACGAAAGTATACTCTTGATATTATTTCTAAGCCAGGGTTGTTATGTGCTAAGCCATGTGGGTTTCCCATTGAGCATAACCACAGACTTAGGCTTGCAGACG CCCCTCGCATTGAACATTGGGAAGTTGCGCTACGAGTTGTTCGCTACTTGAAGGGTACACAGGGCCAAGGGATCCTTCTACGTGTCGATATCGACCTGTCCCTAGCAGGATGGTATGATTCTGATTGGGCTGCATGCCCTATTACTCGTCGCTCTCTCACAT TTAAATGGTCGAGTTCCTATGAGGAACTAGGAATAGCTGCTGGAGTTCCTGGGTTGGATACAGTAAAGGCTAAAGCACCAAGGGTCAACAAAATAGAAACAAATCCACCTGCAATCATGTGA